A genomic region of Fusarium falciforme chromosome 4, complete sequence contains the following coding sequences:
- a CDS encoding Putative endonuclease LCL3 gives MVWPFGSQSSDKGNGGKSQEQTKRPAVSWTQSLGSPDPDPFAAAKEWAPTVLFSLTGLAALQLYANYLRRIPGAAYVRPNFFRNRSLFGRVTSVGDGDNFHFFHTPGGRAVGWGWLRKVPESRKELRGRTIPIRIAGVDAPEGAHFGKPAQPFAAEALDWLTNYILNRNVRAYIYKRDQYERVVATVYVRRFLFRKDVGLEMIKRGLATTYEAKSGAEFGGMKEVYEKAQAKAKRKRKGMWSGKPSEFESPREYKTKWAAHDKSNSS, from the exons ATGGTATGGCCGTTCGGATCGCAGAGTTCCGACAAGGGCAATGGGGGGAAATCCCAGGAACAGACGAAACGACCAGCCGTGTCATGGACGCAGTCGCTAGGCAGCCCTGACCCGGATCCTTTTGCTGCCGCCAAAGAGTGGGCGCCTACGGTTTTGTTCTCGCTCACGGGTCTTGCTGCCCTGCAATTGTACGCAAATTACCTTCGTCGGATACCTGGAGCTGCCTATGTTCGACCCAACTTCTTCCGCAACAGGAGTCTCTTTGGCCGAGTCACAAGcgttggcgatggtgatAACTTTCACTTCTTCCATACCCCAGGCGGTCGGGCGGTGGGCTGGGGCTGGTTGAGAAAAGTTCCAGAATCTCGCAAAGAGCTGAGGGGTCGGACG ATTCCCATCCGCATCGCCGGTGTTGACGCTCCCGAAGGCGCCCATTTTGGGAAGCCAGCACAGCCATTTGCAGCCGAAGCTCTCGACTGGCTGACCAACTACATCCTCAACCGCAACGTCCGAGCCTACATCTACAAGCGAGACCAATACGAGCGAGTCGTGGCGACGGTCTATGTGCGGCGGTTCCTGTTCCGAAAGGACGTGGGCCTGGAGATGATCAAACGCGGACTGGCGACGACGTATGAAGCAAAATCCGGGGCCGAGTTTGGGGGCATGAAGGAGGTCTACGAAAAGGCGCAGGCCAAGGCTAAGCGGAAACGAAAGGGCATGTGGTCTGGCAAGCCAAGCGAGTTTGAGAGCCCGAGAGAGTACAAGACGAAGTGGGCGGCACATGATAAGAGCAACAGCTCTTGA
- a CDS encoding Arp2/3 complex 34 kDa subunit, translated as MLLLDYQNVLIQSVLTERFSGAPPASIDQTVSDFDGVTFHISTPETKTQILLSIQIRCFPDLVKYGAEEVLQREYGDYVAPVEPGFDFSVLVDLENLPESKEERDALALKFALLKRNAMAAPFEQAYQEHYALKEEASKFTSEEAPQGVREGGEVKAIHYREEEAIYVKASHDRVTVIFSTVFREETDRVFGKVFIQEFVDARRRAIQNAPQVLFRNDAPLELQGVPGIQNTDSGDIGYVTFVLFPRHLTPQRMGDVISHIQTFRDYFHYHIKASKAYIHSRMRKRTADFLQVLRRARPENEEKERKTASGRTFKVQGN; from the exons ATGCTTCTTCTAGACTACCAGAACGTGCTGATTCAGTCGGTCCTGACTGAGAGGTTCTCGGG TGCCCCTCCCGCCTCCATCGACCAGACGGTCAGCGACTTCGACGGCGTTACTTTCCATATCTCAACccccgagaccaagacccAAATTCTTCTTTCGATCCAAATAAGATGCTTCCCGGACCTCGTCAAGTACGGAGCTGAGGAGGTTCTCCAGCGAGAGTATGGCGACTACGTGGCACCGGTTGAGCCGGGCTTCGACTTCTCCGTCCTGGTGGACCTGGAGAACCTCCCAGAGTCAAAGG AGGAACGTGATGCGCTGGCCCTCAAGTTCGCTCTCCTGAAGCGCAATGCCATGGCTGCGCCGTTCGAGCAGGCCTACCAGGAGCACTACGCcctgaaggaggaggcatcCAAGTTCACATCCGAGGAGGCTCCCCAGGGCGTGCGGGAGGGAGGCGAGGTTAAGGCGATCCACTAccgagaggaggaggccatctACGTCAAGGCCAGCCACGACCGAGTCACCGTCATCTTCAGCACCGTGTTCCGCGAGGAGACAGACCGAGTGTTTGGCAAGGTGTTTATCCAAGAATTCGTCGACGCGCGACGAAGAGCAATTCAGAACGCCCCTCAGGTTCTCTTCAGGAACGACGCCCCTCTCGAGCTGCAGGGCGTTCCTGGAATTCAGAACACCGACTCTGGAGACATTGGATACGTCACCTTTG TTCTCTTCCCCCGACACCTCACACCTCAACGTATGGGCGATGTTATTTCCCATATCCAGACCTTCCGTGATTACTTCCATTACCATATCAAGGCCTCGAAAGCATACATCCATTCCCGTATGCGAAAGCGAACTGCCGACTTCCTCCAAG TGCTGCGCCGCGCCAGACCCGAgaacgaggagaaggaaagaaagaCGGCAAGCGGCAGGACCTTCAAGGTGCAAGGAAACTAA
- a CDS encoding Utp12 domain-containing protein, whose protein sequence is MVKSYLKYEHGKSFGVVASATSNLVWSSKDRTGTGAGQAIVAANEEVLCWDIKKGELISRWRDERCSVPATAIAQSKADKDVFAVGYEDGSIRLWDSKISSVILNFNGHKSAITKLAFDKSGVRLASGSKDTDIIIWDLVAEVGQFKLRGHKDQVTGLQFVEPEPQVEDEDGAQAMVLDGEGASEGFLLTTGKDSLIKLWDLSSRHCIETHISQTNGECWALGLSPDYSGCVTAGNDGEIKVWSLDADGLALSARKVDMPAAAQFLQDRGTLHRQSKDKATEVVFHPKKDYFAVHGSEKAVDVWRIRSEAEIKKALARKRRRRREKAKDAKAVEEEANAGEEPVDVSKADISDVFVQYVIVRTGGKVRSVDWAVPTGQKDLHLLVGTTNNLLEYYSLSPKDKSEKSKKDAPDYTRALSVELPGHRTDIRALSLSSDDRMLASASNGTLKIWNIKTQNCIRTFECGYALCCSFLPGDKVVVVGTKSGELQLFDVASAALLDSVDAHEGAIWSLHVHPDGKSVVSGSADKTAKFWDFKIVQEEVLGTRRTTPKLKLQQSRTLKVSDDILSLKFSPDARLLAVALLDNTVKVFFVDSLKLYLNLYGHKLPVLSMDISYDSKLIVTSSADKNIRIWGLDFGDCHKALFGHQDSILQIAFVPHNSDGNGHHFFSSSKDRTIRYWDGDKFEQIQRLDGHHGEVWAIAVAHSGNLLVSAGHDKSIRVWDETEEQIFLEEEREKEIEELYESTLTTSLERDPDAQDENNEVAAASKQTTETLMAGERIAEALEMGMADLSLLREYEEAKLTNPHAQPPQRNPVFLALGNITAEAYVLSVLQRIKASALHDALLVLPFASVPILFTFLDLFAARSMNMPLTCRILFFMLKTHHKQIVASRTMKTMLDGIRVNLRAALKRQKDEMGVNIAALKVVGMQIRDRSVKDYVDENWEEENEERSAKKRAFVHVA, encoded by the exons ATGGTCAAGTCATATCT GAAATACGAACATGGCAAGTCCTTTGGCGTCGTCGCCTCGGCGACCTCCAACTTGGTCTGGTCGTCCAAGGATCGAACGGGAACCGGCGCGGGACAGGCGATAGTCGCTGCGAACGAGGAAGTTCTTTGCTGGGATATCAAGAAGGGCGAACTGATAAGTCGCTGGAGAGATGAGCGCTGCTCTGTGCCTGCGACGGCGATCGCGCAAAGCAAAGCCGACAAGGACGTTTTCGCCGTGGGCTATGAAGATGGTAGCATTCGACTCTGGGATAGCAAGATCTCGTCCGTCATTCTCAACTTCAACGGCCACAAGTCTGCGATCACCAAGCTGGCATTCGACAAGTCTGGTGTCAGACTTGCCAGCGGTTCCAAGGACAcggacatcatcatctgggATTTGGTTGCTGAGGTTGGCCAGTTCAAACTGCGAGGACATAAGGATCAGGTTACGGGCCTTCAATTTGTTGAGCCAGAGCCTCaggttgaggatgaagatggcgcgCAGGCCATGGTCCTTGATGGTGAGGGAGCCTCGGAAGGGTTCCTCCTGACGACCGGCAAGGATTCTCTTATCAAGCTCTGGGATCTGTCATCAAGGCACTGTATCGAAACCCATATCTCTCAAACAAACGGCGAGTGCTGGGCGCTTGGACTATCCCCTGACTACAGTGGATGCGTCACAGCCGGAAACGATGGCGAAATCAAGGTCTGGTCCCTGGATGCCGATGGCCTTGCGCTCAGCGCTCGCAAGGTGGATATGCCAGCTGCAGCGCAGTTCCTGCAAGACCGAGGCACATTGCACCGACAAAGCAAAGACAAGGCGACCGAAGTCGTCTTCCACCCCAAGAAGGACTACTTTGCCGTCCACGGCTCAGAAAAGGCAGTCGACGTGTGGAGGATACGCTCAGAGGCCGAGATCAAAAAGGCGCTGGCTCGAAAGCGGAGAAGACGTCGTGAGAAGGCAAAGGATGCCAAGGCCGTTGAAGAGGAAGCGAACGCGGGTGAAGAGCCAGTTGATGTCTCCAAGGCTGACATTAGCGATGTCTTTGTTCAGTACGTCATTGTGCGGACAGGAGGCAAGGTCCGGTCTGTTGACTGGGCTGTACCAACTGGACAGAAGGATCTTCACCTGCTAGTAGGCACTACAAACAACCTCCTCGAGTACTATAGCCTGTCAcccaaggacaagagcgAAAAGTCAAAGAAGGATGCCCCTGATTATACAAGGGCGCTCTCTGTGGAGCTGCCTGGCCACCGAACAGATATCCGAGCCTTGTCGCTTAGCTCAGACGATAGGATGCTGGCGTCGGCATCCAATGGCACCTTGAAGATCTGGAACATCAAGACACAAAACTGCATTCGAACTTTCGAGTGCGGCTATGCTCTTTGCTGTTCGTTCCTCCCTGGAGACAAggtggttgtggttggtACCAAGAGTGGTGAATTGCAGCTCTTCGACGTTGCTTCTGCAGCTCTCTTGGACAGCGTAGATGCTCATGAGGGAGCTATCTGGTCTCTCCACGTTCATCCTGATGGAAAATCTGTCGTCTCTGGAAGTGCCGACAAGACGGCCAAGTTCTGGGATTTCAAGATTGTCCAAGAGGAGGTGCTGGGCACGAGGAGGACAACACCAAAGCTGAAGCTGCAACAGTCAAGAACCCTCAAGGTCTCAGACGACATCCTCAGCCTCAAGTTCTCCCCAGACGCGAGGCTGCTGGCGGTCGCGCTTCTGGACAACACGGTCAAGGTCTTCTTTGTCGACTCCCTCAAGCTGTATCTCAACCTCTACGGCCACAAGCTCCCCGTGCTGAGCATGGACATTTCGTACGACAGCAAGCTCATCGTGACGAGCTCGGCTGACAAGAACATCCGAATATGGGGACTTGACTTTGGAGATTGCCACAAGGCACTCTTTGGACATCAGGACAGTATCCTTCAGATCGCCTTTGTGCCGCACAACTCGGATGGCAATGGACACCACttcttcagcagcagcaaggacCGCACCATTCGGTACTGGGACGGCGACAAGTTTGAGCAGATCCAGCGTCTCGACGGCCACCACGGCGAGGTGTGGGCCATTGCCGTTGCCCACAGCGGTAACCTGCTGGTCAGCGCCGGCCACGACAAGAGCATCCGTGTCTGGGACGAGACGGAGGAGCAGATCTTCTTGGAGGAAGAGCGtgagaaggagattgaggagtTGTACGAGAGCACGCTCACAACCTCTTTGGAGCGCGATCCTGATGCCCAGGATGAAAACAACGAGGTGGCCGCCGCGAGCAAGCAGACAACAGAGACACTCATGGCAGGAGAGCGGATAGCAGAGGCCCTCGAGATGGGCATGGCCGATCTCAGCCTTCTTCGTGAgtacgaggaggccaagctcACCAATCCTCAcgctcagcctcctcagcgCAACCCCGTCTTCCTGGCTCTGGGCAACATCACAGCCGAGGCGTACGTTCTCTCCGTTCTCCAGCGCATCAAGGCCTCAGCGCTGCACGACGCCCTCCTGGTGCTTCCCTTCGCGTCAGTGCCCATCCTCTTCACCTTCCTGGACCTGTTTGCGGCGCGGTCCATGAACATGCCCCTGACGTGCcgcatcctcttcttcatgctcAAGACGCACCACAAGCAGATCGTGGCGAGCCGCACCATGAAGACGATGCTCGACGGCATCCGCGTCAACCTCCGCGCGGCCCTCAAGCGCCAGAAGGACGAGATGGGCGTCAACATTGCCGCCCTTAAGGTGGTGGGCATGCAGATCCGCGACCGCAGCGTCAAGGACTATGTGGATGAGaactgggaggaggagaacgaggAGAGGAGCGCCAAGAAGAGGGCGTTTGTTCACGTTGCTTAA
- a CDS encoding RING-type domain-containing protein has product MCIKVDRWFYCHVQGQGPPVPPERELTNTHEGFWTHWQHGETVGLNEQYHMDLPTLKGYHYVRHKDERWIRCAMTDATACLQYPLEIRTELYDIPCPDCSQDDPCVLSAQPVRTYKNPSPNMTPEAFAHIADAYAYEIITLITSFFRMQLNRLELDEPSWNVHQRGLYCTLDRDHIVRDTPIRLEGPVEYPCYLDCFCTARPWAQNTSRAARNQDATQVRIRGVDKWFLYAQNDENPPLWASRHFASMPNQLWLNMHGDGLQRYGRLVSQITTAVSQLDRLGPTIQAGSGRRGRFMPSAYRGIIRLGQFTAMKLIACPCLDPGVTTDFLDLLMRNHFLTALCPFLGTTRDEKGWRYTLNCHQPASPEMETLLVQSGHAFRDPRRKAQASQAGMRHTRLVNALERNRAICHSNSLIKTQVAEGFAHSWVANSSYAASNTKTCHICAEDFDNVNADSEIPPHLRAIQTRCCHQFMHVRCLKGTAPRREKCPLCNTNFEDMGFSTQRFAPHEQLGEETHRGHLPEGMMERPNTHERRRMDDIIGVMMGLLEAPADANDGPWT; this is encoded by the coding sequence ATGTGTATCAAAGTTGATCGCTGGTTCTACTGCCACGTGCAGGGACAAGGTCCTCCGGTCCCTCCAGAACGGGAACTTACCAATACCCACGAAGGTTTCTGGACGCATTGGCAGCATGGAGAGACGGTGGGCCTTAACGAGCAATACCATATGGACCTTCCTACCCTTAAAGGCTACCACTACGTACGCCACAAGGACGAACGCTGGATCCGATGCGCCATGACCGATGCCACAGCTTGTCTACAGTACCCTCTAGAGATTCGTACCGAGCTGTACGATATCCCATGCCCAGACTGCTCCCAAGATGACCCTTGCGTCTTGTCTGCTCAACCCGTTCGCACTTACAAGAACCCAAGTCCCAACATGACGCCAGAGGCCTTCGCCCACATTGCTGATGCATATGCATACGAGATCATTACCCTAATTACTTCTTTCTTCCGGATGCAGCTCAATCGCCTAGAACTCGATGAGCCATCCTGGAATGTGCATCAGCGCGGCCTTTACTGCACGCTGGACAGGGATCACATTGTAAGAGACACCCCCATCAGGCTCGAGGGCCCTGTGGAATACCCGTGTTATCTGGACTGTTTCTGTACAGCTCGTCCTTGGGCCCAAAACACCTCGCGCGCAGCCCGTAACCAGGATGCCACCCAGGTGAGAATCAGGGGCGTTGACAAGTGGTTTCTCTATGCCCAGAACGACGAGAACCCTCCCCTGTGGGCTAGCCGTCATTTCGCCAGCATGCCAAACCAGCTCTGGTTGAATATGCACGGGGATGGCCTCCAGAGATACGGACGTCTAGTGTCCCAGATTACTACAGCCGTTTCCCAGCTCGATCGACTTGGCCCAACCATCCAGGCCGGAAGTGGCAGGAGAGGAAGATTCATGCCTTCAGCTTATCGAGGAATAATCCGGTTGGGGCAGTTCACTGCGATGAAACTCATAGCCTGCCCCTGTCTCGATCCTGGCGTCACTACCGActtcctcgacctcctcatGCGTAACCACTTCCTCACCGCTCTATGCCCTTTCCTCGGCACTACCAGGGATGAGAAGGGCTGGAGATACACTTTGAACTGCCATCAACCAGCCTCGCCGGAAATGGAGACGCTTCTGGTTCAAAGTGGACATGCATTTAGGGACCCCAGGCGGAAGGCCCAAGCCTCTCAGGCCGGGATGCGACACACTCGACTTGTGAATGCCCTCGAACGCAACCGTGCGATTTGCCATAGCAATTCCCTCATCAAGACACAAGTCGCCGAAGGTTTTGCTCACAGTTGGGTGGCCAACTCCTCGTACGCTGCAAGCAACACCAAGACCTGCCATATCTGCGCCGAAGACTTTGACAACGTCAACGCCGACTCCGAGATTCCTCCACACCTTCGGGCTATACAAACGCGCTGCTGTCACCAGTTCATGCACGTCCGCTGTCTCAAGGGCACTGCTCCACGCAGGGAGAAATGCCCCTTGTGCAACACGAACTTCGAGGACATGGGCTTTTCTACACAAAGATTCGCTCCACATGAGCAGTTGGGGGAAGAGACTCATAGAGGACACCTGCCTGAGGGCATGATGGAGCGTCCTAACACGCATGAGAGGCGTCGCATGGACGACATAATTGGCGTCATGATGGGTCTCCTAGAGGCACCGGCGGATGCAAACGATGGCCCTTGGACGTGA
- a CDS encoding FAA-hydrolase domain-containing protein translates to MFALRRTMASLAPQASSSLKQAGKVVCIGRNFAEHITELNNTKPKQPFFFLKPSSSIVLPGEGSVLRPNGIDMHYEVELALIIGKVVRDLQASDTQGALDAIKAYAVAIDMTARNAQNEAKKKGLPWDIAKGFDTFLPMSNIIPKASIKNPQDVELFLKVNGEVKQQGSTNLMIYQIPRILSDISKVMTLQPGDIVLTGTPAGVGPAVPGDVIRAGLRVDGKELEEGNIEIPVEQSPSSYSFAET, encoded by the exons ATGTTCGCCCTCAGACGCACAATGGCCAGTTTGGCACCCCAGGCATCGTCGAGCCTGAAGCAGGCCGGCAAGGTGGTGTGCATTGGCCGCAACTTTGC GGAGCACATTACTGagctcaacaacaccaagcctAAgcagcccttcttcttcctcaagccctcctcctccattgTCCTCCCCGGTGAGGGTTCGGTCCTGCGGCCGAATGGCATTGACATGCACTATGAGGTTGAGCTGGCTCTCATCATTGGCAAGGTGGTTCGGGACCTCCAGGCCTCAGACACACAGGGTGCTCTGGATGCCATCAAGG CCTACGCCGTGGCTATCGACATGACGGCCCGCAACGCCCAgaacgaggccaagaagaagggtctcCCCTGGGACATCGCCAAGGGCTTCGACACGTTCCTGCCCATGAGCAACATCATCCCCAAGGCGTCCATCAAGAACCCCCAGGACGTTGAGCTCTTCCTCAAGGTCAACGGCGAGGTCAAGCAGCAGGGCTCGACCAACCTGATGATCTACCAGATCCCTCGCATCCTGAGCGACATCTCCAAGGTCATGACCCTGCAGCCCGGTGACATTGTGCTCACCGGAACCCCTGCGGGCGTTGGCCCTGCTGTGCCGGGAGACGTCATCCGTGCTGGTCTGAGGGTTGATGGtaaggagctggaggagggcaACATTGAGATTCCTGTGGAGCAGTCGCCCAGCTCTTACTCCTTTGCCGAGACTTAG
- a CDS encoding 3-hydroxyanthranilate 3,4-dioxygenase yields the protein MLSPPINLPKWLEENSHLLQPPINNYCVYNEDFSVMIVGGPNARTDYHINQTPEWFYQYKGAMMLKVVDEGKFRDIIIREGDMFLLPGNTPHNPVRFANTVGVVLEQRRPKDSLDRMRWYCASCGEVVHEAAFHCTDLGTQIKAAVQDFKGDNDKRTCGKCGTLADWAPKPGSIKDPNLE from the exons ATGCTTTCGCCACCTATCAACTTGCCCAAGTG GCTCGAGGAAAActctcatcttctccagcCGCCCATCAACAACTACTGCGTCTACAATGAAGACTTTAGCGTCATG ATCGTCGGCGGCCCCAACGCCAGGACCGACTACCACATCAACCAGACGCCCGAGTGGTTCTACCAGTACAAGGGCGCCATGATGCTCAAGGTCGTCGACGAGGGCAAGTTccgcgacatcatcatccgcgAGGGCGACATGTTCCTCCTCCCCGGCAACACACCCCACAACCCCGTCCGCTTCGCCAACACGGTCGGCGTCGTACTCGAGCAGCGGCGGCCCAAGGACTCGCTAGACCGCATGCGCTGGTACTGCGCCTCGTGCGGCGAGGTCGTGCATGAGGCTGCGTTTCACTGCACTGACCTGGGCACCCAGATCAAGGCTGCTGTTCAGGACTTTAAGGGTGACAACGATAAGAGGACCTGTGGTAAGTGTGGTACTTTGGCGGACTGGGCGCCCAAGCCGGGGAGCATCAAGGACCCCAATCTGGAGTAA
- a CDS encoding Copper transport protein produces MDHTHMDHSGMDHKGMGHGGMDHGDGGMKDMCSMNMLFTWDTKNLCIVFRQWHIRSTSSLVFSLVAVILLAVGYEALRSLSRRYEEALDKRVRATPSYEPVTESTPILSGQNQEQADQRAHLIKAVLYALQNFYAFMLMLVFMTYNGWVMISVSLGAFIGYVFFGHRTSATKDNACH; encoded by the exons ATGGACCACACACACATGGACCACAGCGGAATGGACCACAAGGGAATGGGCCACGGCGGCATGGACCATGGCGATGGAGGCATGAAGGATATGTGCAGCATGAAC ATGCTCTTCACCTGGGACACCAAGAACCTCTGCATTGTCTTCCGACAATGGCACATCCGCTCGACCTCCTCCCTCGTCTTCTCCCTCGTCGCAGTaatcctcctcgccgtagGCTACGAAGCCCTCCGCTCCCTCTCGCGTCGCTACGAAGAAGCCCTCGACAAGCGCGTCCGCGCCACACCCA GTTATGAACCTGTTACTGAGTCGACTCCCATCCTTTCAGGGCAAAACCAGGAGCAGGCCGATCAGCGCgcccatctcatcaaggctgTCTTGTATGCCCTGCAGAACTTTTACGCATTTATGCTGAT GCTTGTCTTTATGACCTACAACGGCTGGGTCATGATTTCCGTGTCACTCGGCGCCTTTATTGGATATGTCTTCTTTGGACATAGAACTTCGGCTACAAAGGACAATGCGTGCCACTAA
- a CDS encoding EXS domain-containing protein codes for MDGDPAVDPELDSFSLAFPLPYRVGFIATLAVWGWGLNLHCLYLFNVDVPHLIRYPGRSSPQHIPHHGSTYRLAIALSALFSLSITLFWLCTWGIPERVIAYGWMPLSYLFALVVLFVVPLRNLPSGGRRRFLATLRRVSIGGLAEAQDGKFGDILLADVLTSYAKVFGDLFVTLCMFFSAEGSSTKRPDRNCGGTVIVPLIMGLPSLIRFRQCLIEYYRVRRAPYKESTGWGGQHLANALKYSSAFPVLITSAWQRSVDDPDSKAVLHKAWIVAVLINSLYSFYWDVTKDWDMTLFASKRDRESPHHPFGLRDRLVFRVPNLYYFVIGMDLMLRCTWSIKLNSRLDKFSDLEGGIFLIEFLEVFRRWVWIFFRVETEWIRNSSTGLGIDDILLGDYQGKDDEED; via the exons ATGGATGGCGATCCCGCTGTTGATCCGGAGCTTGACTCCTTCAGCTTGGCTTTCCCTCTGCCGTACCGTGTTGGCTTCATCGCAACTTTGG CCGTCTGGGGATGGGGCTTGAACCTCCACTGCCTCTATCTCTTCAATGTCGACGTTCCGCATCTTATTCGATATCCCGGCCGATCATCGCCGCAACACATTCCGCATCATGGCTCGACCTATCGCCTCGCCATAGCTCTGTCCGCATTATTCAGCCTGTCGATAACTCTGTTCTGGCTTTGTACATGGGGCATTCCGGAGCGCGTCATCGCTTACGGCTGGATGCCGCTGTCCTACCTTTTTGCACTGGTTGTGCTGTTCGTTGTTCCGCTTAGGAACCTCCCTAGCGGCGGCAGAAGGAGGTTCTTGGCTACCCTGCGGCGCGTTAGCATTGGTGGGCTAGCCGAAGCCCAAGACGGCAAGTTCGGGGACATCTTGCTCGCCGATGTTTTGACATCGTACGCCAAGGTCTTTGGGGACCTGTTCGTTACGTTGTGCATGTTCTTCTCAGCAGAGGGTTCGTCGACTAAGAGACCCGATCGCAACTGCGGAGGAACAGTGATTGTGCCGCTCATCATGGGGTTGCCGAGTTTGATTCGATTCCGACAGTGCTTGATTGAGTACTATCGTGTCCGAAGGGCACCATACAAGGAGTCGACGGGTTGGGGCGGTCAGCACCTGGCCAACGCCCTCAAGTACTCGTCGGCATTTCCTGTCTTGATAACCAGCGCCTGGCAGAGGTCCGTGGATGATCCAGATTCCAAGGCCGTCCTCCACAAGGCCTGGATTGTTGCTGTGTTGATCAACTCACTCTACTCGTTCTACTGGGACGTGACCAAGGATTGGGACATGACCCTCTTCGCGTCAAAGCGAGATCGCGAATCACCACACCACCCGTTTGGGCTGCGAGACAGGTTGGTCTTCAGGGTGCCCAACCTCTACTACTTTGTGATCGGCATGGATTTGATGCTGCGGTGTACATGGTCGATAAAACTCAATAGCCGCCTGGACAAGTTCAGCGACCTGGAGGGAGGGATATTCCTCATCGAGTTTCTCGAGGTGTTCCGACGATGGGTATGGATCTTTTTCCGCGTCGAGACGGAGTGGATCAGGAATTCCTCCACCGGCCTCGGGATCGACGACATTCTTCTTGGAGACTATCAGggcaaggacgacgaggaggattaA